A DNA window from Criblamydia sequanensis CRIB-18 contains the following coding sequences:
- a CDS encoding DNA polymerase III subunit, translating into MEELFSDIIGNPKAKKYLLNAYRKKALGHCLLFYGASGIGKKLFAEALAALVLSDGGKNKGAITKVKEGNHPDYRLFLPEGKSGMHSIESMRALKDEVNYAPFESEYKVYVIEEAHRMLATSANALLKTFEEPGKKVLFILLTDQKEHILSTIQSRLRTLYFNALIEDEVEEYLIKRKGVEENLAKTLSLVSRGSIGLALKFLKEENHKPYSSLFELLSKKPFSTYGELSKKCQELASFFDKMKEEIGEVVRKEIEQGFQMEELKAKDKLSLEKEIEGGIASQMASTYKHFLEDIVYFFRDQHLLYQGFSSKYLLNRHLKDQKKNSPMKEPPSIGVLQKAAEEAWIGILRGLNLTQVFENLFIKLGFLG; encoded by the coding sequence ATGGAAGAGTTATTTTCAGACATTATCGGGAATCCAAAGGCTAAAAAGTATTTATTAAATGCTTATAGGAAGAAGGCCCTTGGCCATTGCCTTTTGTTTTATGGAGCGTCCGGAATTGGTAAAAAACTATTCGCAGAAGCTCTTGCAGCTTTAGTTCTTTCGGACGGCGGAAAAAACAAAGGGGCTATTACGAAGGTAAAAGAGGGGAATCATCCCGATTACCGGCTCTTCCTTCCCGAGGGAAAATCGGGAATGCATAGCATCGAATCCATGCGGGCTTTAAAAGACGAGGTTAACTATGCGCCTTTTGAGTCAGAGTATAAAGTCTACGTTATTGAAGAGGCCCACCGAATGCTTGCAACAAGCGCGAATGCCCTTTTAAAAACCTTTGAAGAACCCGGAAAAAAGGTTCTTTTTATTCTTCTTACGGATCAGAAAGAGCATATATTAAGCACCATTCAGTCAAGGCTTCGAACTCTTTATTTTAATGCTCTAATTGAAGATGAAGTAGAGGAGTACTTAATAAAAAGAAAAGGGGTCGAAGAAAATCTTGCTAAAACACTATCTCTTGTATCAAGAGGCTCTATTGGACTTGCCTTAAAATTTCTTAAAGAAGAAAACCACAAGCCTTATTCCTCTCTATTTGAGCTTCTTTCCAAAAAGCCCTTTTCAACCTATGGAGAGCTATCTAAAAAATGCCAGGAGCTGGCTTCTTTTTTTGATAAAATGAAAGAGGAGATTGGGGAAGTGGTTCGAAAGGAAATTGAGCAAGGCTTTCAAATGGAAGAATTAAAAGCTAAAGATAAGCTCTCCCTTGAAAAGGAAATTGAAGGGGGCATAGCTTCCCAAATGGCATCTACCTATAAACATTTTTTAGAGGACATCGTTTATTTCTTTCGGGATCAGCACTTGCTCTATCAAGGTTTTTCCTCTAAGTATCTCTTGAACCGCCATTTAAAGGATCAGAAGAAAAATTCCCCGATGAAGGAGCCGCCTTCGATAGGTGTTCTCCAAAAAGCTGCTGAAGAAGCTTGGATTGGCATTTTAAGAGGGCTTAATCTTACTCAGGTATTTGAAAATCTTTTTATAAAATTGGGTTTTCTTGGATAA
- the tmk gene encoding dTMP kinase, whose translation MNFPGRFITIEGGEGSGKSTLIAELNRFLTNSGYSVLVTREPGGTVFGEKVRELLLEEKKDLRVGLLAELFLFLASRSQHIEEVIKPALISGRVVLCDRFNDSTIAYQGIARGLGRELVEDQCHLACQGVFPDLTLFLDLDPELGLKRRELAEGKPSEKDRIENAGLFFHESVRKALLFLAEENADRIHVIDASFPKEVVLEKSLRILQPFLKRTS comes from the coding sequence ATGAATTTTCCGGGTCGTTTCATTACGATTGAAGGCGGCGAGGGGTCCGGAAAATCGACGCTCATCGCTGAATTGAACCGGTTTTTAACCAATAGCGGTTATTCCGTCCTTGTTACAAGGGAACCCGGGGGAACAGTTTTCGGTGAAAAAGTAAGAGAATTGCTTTTAGAAGAAAAAAAGGACCTCCGGGTCGGGCTTTTAGCTGAGCTTTTTTTATTCTTGGCATCCAGATCCCAACACATCGAAGAAGTCATTAAACCTGCCCTAATTTCGGGCAGGGTAGTTCTTTGCGATCGGTTTAATGACTCGACAATTGCGTACCAGGGTATAGCAAGAGGGCTTGGCAGAGAATTGGTTGAAGATCAGTGCCATCTAGCCTGCCAGGGAGTATTTCCTGATCTGACTCTTTTTTTAGACCTTGACCCTGAGCTTGGTTTAAAAAGAAGGGAACTTGCCGAAGGAAAGCCTAGCGAAAAAGATCGTATTGAGAATGCCGGTTTATTTTTCCATGAGTCGGTTAGAAAAGCGCTTCTTTTTCTAGCAGAAGAAAACGCTGATCGCATCCATGTGATCGATGCTTCGTTTCCAAAAGAAGTAGTTCTTGAAAAAAGCCTTCGCATTCTTCAGCCATTTTTAAAAAGAACTTCTTAA
- the gyrA gene encoding DNA topoisomerase (ATP-hydrolyzing) subunit A has product MSYFEEEHIIPRNIEDEMKDSYLRYSMSVIIARALPDARDGLKPSQRRILFAMRQLNLGPSAKYRKCAKISGDTSGDYHPHGEQVIYPTLVRMAQPWAMRYTLVDGQGNFGSIDGDPPAAMRYTEARLTQSAVHLMEDLDKQTVDMTPNYDETKLEPVVFPAKFPNLLCNGSSGIAVGMATNIPPHNLREVVQATLLLLENPNTSNEEILRVMPGPDFPTGGIICGVRGIHEAYQTGRGKICLRGALHVEQDDSNPDREKIIIDEIPYNVNKSRLIEQIAELINNKQVTGISDLRDESDKDGLRISIDLKKGELPDIIINQLYKYSDLQVTFGCNMLALDRGLPRTMGVRPLILAWVDHRIEVIRRRTRFELEKAEARAHILEGYLKAIANLDDVVKLIRSSASREEAKIELIKRYGFTDKQAHAVLDLRLYQLTGLEHDKINNEYQELLKKIAHLKSVLSSEEMVKDIIREELDEILKSAKKERCTKIIPFESDVAMEDLIADESVLITISEDDYIKRMPIDTFKEQKRGGLGVAGVQLKREDDAIKGIYVASMHKDLLIFTTLGRCYWLKVWQIPEASRKAKGKPLINLLEDLKEGEKIATVLSTQGFDDEACIIMATEKGVVKKTGLDQFSNPRRKGIYALSIDEGDRLIAARLVKKDQQVMLFTHHGMAVRFDESKVRPMGRTARGVRGATLKNAEDRIVGVEVVNGNETVLVVSENGFGKRSNVEDFRQTNRGGSGVRSIITSERNGNVVAALCVEDTDGIVMMSSLGQTIRISMQNVRVMGRNTQGVKLVNLKDDTLVTVQKVAGSEEPLAEGEAPKDDSQLPIEPLPEEALEEEILDDEELIEDEEEEVPSSDDDEEEET; this is encoded by the coding sequence ATGTCTTATTTTGAAGAAGAACATATCATCCCGCGTAACATTGAAGATGAGATGAAAGACAGCTACCTCCGCTATTCGATGTCTGTCATCATCGCAAGAGCCTTACCCGATGCAAGAGATGGTCTAAAGCCCTCGCAGCGCAGGATTCTTTTTGCAATGCGCCAGCTTAATCTCGGGCCCTCGGCTAAGTATCGTAAGTGCGCTAAAATATCCGGCGACACTTCAGGGGATTATCACCCGCACGGCGAGCAAGTAATCTATCCGACGCTTGTTAGAATGGCGCAGCCCTGGGCGATGCGTTACACGTTAGTGGATGGACAAGGTAACTTTGGATCCATTGACGGCGACCCGCCGGCCGCTATGCGTTATACAGAGGCTCGCTTGACCCAGTCTGCCGTACATCTCATGGAAGACCTCGACAAGCAAACGGTCGACATGACCCCAAACTATGATGAGACTAAGCTTGAGCCTGTCGTTTTTCCGGCTAAATTCCCGAACCTTCTTTGCAATGGATCCTCAGGGATTGCGGTGGGCATGGCCACAAACATTCCGCCGCATAATCTTAGGGAAGTTGTGCAAGCCACTCTTCTTTTGCTCGAAAATCCGAATACCTCCAATGAAGAAATCCTTAGAGTTATGCCGGGGCCTGATTTTCCAACAGGGGGCATTATTTGCGGTGTAAGAGGCATCCACGAAGCTTATCAAACAGGCCGTGGAAAAATATGCTTGAGAGGCGCTCTGCACGTTGAACAAGATGATTCCAACCCTGATAGGGAAAAAATCATCATTGATGAAATCCCCTATAACGTCAACAAATCAAGGCTTATTGAGCAGATCGCTGAACTGATCAATAACAAACAAGTGACAGGTATTTCCGATCTACGAGATGAATCGGACAAAGATGGCCTCCGCATTTCAATTGATCTTAAAAAAGGCGAGCTTCCTGATATCATTATCAACCAGCTTTATAAATACAGTGATCTGCAAGTGACTTTCGGCTGCAACATGCTTGCCCTGGATAGAGGACTTCCAAGAACCATGGGAGTACGCCCTCTTATCTTGGCATGGGTGGATCATAGGATAGAAGTCATTCGAAGAAGAACCAGATTTGAACTTGAAAAAGCGGAAGCTAGAGCTCATATTTTAGAAGGTTATCTAAAAGCGATAGCCAACCTTGATGATGTCGTTAAACTTATCCGATCAAGCGCTTCAAGAGAAGAAGCTAAAATAGAGTTAATTAAACGCTATGGCTTTACAGATAAGCAAGCGCACGCTGTCTTAGACCTTCGCCTTTACCAGTTAACCGGTCTTGAGCACGATAAAATTAATAATGAATATCAAGAACTCCTCAAAAAAATCGCTCATTTGAAGTCTGTATTATCAAGCGAGGAAATGGTTAAAGATATCATTCGGGAAGAGCTTGATGAAATTCTAAAATCAGCTAAAAAAGAGCGCTGCACAAAAATCATTCCTTTTGAAAGCGATGTGGCGATGGAAGATTTAATCGCTGATGAATCTGTTTTAATAACGATTTCAGAAGACGATTACATTAAGCGCATGCCGATCGATACTTTCAAAGAACAAAAAAGAGGCGGTCTTGGTGTTGCCGGGGTTCAATTAAAACGAGAAGATGATGCTATTAAGGGGATCTATGTCGCTTCGATGCATAAAGACCTTCTTATCTTCACAACCCTCGGAAGATGTTATTGGCTTAAAGTCTGGCAAATTCCGGAAGCGTCTCGAAAAGCAAAAGGAAAACCGCTTATCAACTTGCTCGAAGACTTGAAAGAAGGGGAAAAGATTGCCACTGTTTTAAGCACCCAAGGCTTTGATGATGAAGCTTGCATTATTATGGCAACTGAGAAAGGGGTCGTCAAAAAAACAGGGCTTGATCAATTCAGCAACCCGAGAAGAAAAGGGATTTACGCTCTTTCTATCGATGAAGGGGATCGCTTGATTGCAGCCCGCCTTGTTAAGAAAGATCAACAAGTGATGCTGTTCACCCACCACGGGATGGCTGTTCGCTTTGATGAATCCAAAGTAAGACCTATGGGAAGAACAGCGAGAGGGGTTCGCGGCGCAACTTTAAAGAATGCCGAAGATAGAATCGTCGGGGTTGAAGTGGTCAATGGCAATGAAACCGTTCTTGTTGTTTCTGAAAATGGTTTTGGAAAGCGCTCCAACGTTGAGGACTTTAGACAAACCAATCGCGGCGGAAGCGGTGTTAGATCGATTATAACAAGCGAAAGAAACGGCAATGTGGTTGCAGCTCTTTGTGTGGAAGACACAGATGGCATCGTGATGATGTCCTCGCTTGGCCAGACGATAAGAATCAGCATGCAAAACGTTCGCGTCATGGGTCGAAATACTCAAGGGGTAAAGCTTGTCAACCTTAAAGACGACACGCTTGTAACCGTTCAAAAAGTAGCCGGAAGCGAAGAGCCTTTAGCTGAAGGCGAAGCTCCGAAAGACGATTCACAACTTCCTATAGAACCTCTTCCTGAGGAAGCGCTTGAAGAGGAAATTCTTGATGACGAAGAGTTAATCGAGGACGAAGAAGAGGAAGTTCCGTCTTCTGACGATGATGAAGAGGAAGAAACCTGA
- the gyrB gene encoding DNA topoisomerase (ATP-hydrolyzing) subunit B, whose translation MTNDVLESEEHKAKQSQKAKEYDASSITVLEGLQAVRERPGMYIGDTSTSGLHQLVYEVVDNCIDEAMAGYCTAIWVTLNKDGSATIEDNGRGIPIQKHEKESARQGREVTALEVVMTILHAGGKFDKNTYKVSGGLHGVGVSCVNALSKKFVAQVFKNEQIYEMEFSKGKPVKALEVVGTTTKRGTRITFYPDESVMQVTLFDYDILAKRLRELAFLNRGISIYFVDERNDEKEDVNFCYEGGLVSFVSYLNENKVPLFPTPAYIGGGRQGVDGPVEVEVAFQWNDTFNETLFTYVNNISTRHGGTHLSGFSAALTRVLNSYIKNNNLLKNDKLAITGDDMREGLTAVISVKVPNPQFEGQTKQRLGNSDVGSIVQQIVGEELSIFLSENPQIARSIVEKAHLAAQAREAARKARDLTLRKSALDSARLPGKLTDCQEKDPSLCEIYIVEGDSAGGSAKSGRDRRFQAILPIKGKILNVEKARLDKVLGNQEIGTMVAALGCGIGRDGFNLEKLRYHKIIIMTDADVDGSHIRTLLLTFLYRNMPQLVENQFIYIAQPPLYRVTRKKKSQYINSEREMDDYLVSLGLSDIKIELAGQEKTFSEEEAKKLIERILETEAFVSRVEKKGVSFRSFLKAKNAEGKLPQYQIDLFDGPRFVYSASEFEELKTLDENYQRKIHEEQLASIPQEELTEEMKLFKPKRLNFVELYEEESLNHLIQGLSSFGFIMEDYLIPRQALLQIKEEDGGAHTYNTLKELMDFVRVNGRKGIDIQRYKGLGEMNADQLWETTMDPKVRTLIRVTLEDVVAADQMFTKLMGEEVAPRKAFIEKYALSVENLDI comes from the coding sequence ATGACAAATGACGTTTTGGAGTCTGAAGAGCATAAAGCCAAGCAATCGCAAAAAGCCAAAGAATATGACGCCAGTTCCATCACTGTGCTTGAAGGTCTTCAGGCTGTGCGCGAAAGGCCGGGCATGTATATTGGCGATACATCTACAAGCGGTTTGCACCAGCTTGTTTATGAAGTTGTCGATAACTGCATTGATGAAGCCATGGCAGGTTATTGTACCGCTATATGGGTGACTCTTAATAAAGATGGATCTGCGACCATTGAAGATAATGGACGGGGAATTCCCATCCAAAAGCATGAAAAGGAATCAGCAAGGCAAGGAAGAGAGGTCACAGCTCTTGAAGTTGTAATGACCATCCTTCATGCGGGTGGAAAATTTGATAAAAACACCTATAAAGTTTCAGGCGGACTTCATGGCGTCGGGGTTTCTTGCGTCAACGCTCTTTCTAAAAAATTTGTAGCTCAAGTCTTTAAGAATGAGCAAATTTATGAGATGGAATTTTCGAAGGGAAAGCCGGTTAAAGCTTTGGAGGTTGTAGGTACGACTACAAAAAGAGGGACTAGGATCACTTTTTATCCCGACGAATCTGTCATGCAAGTCACTTTATTTGACTATGATATTCTTGCTAAGAGACTTCGCGAGCTTGCCTTTCTAAACCGCGGCATTTCCATTTATTTTGTGGATGAAAGAAACGATGAAAAAGAAGATGTCAATTTTTGCTATGAAGGCGGCCTTGTTTCTTTTGTGTCTTATTTAAATGAGAACAAAGTTCCTTTATTCCCAACACCTGCTTATATCGGGGGAGGAAGGCAAGGAGTAGATGGACCTGTCGAAGTTGAAGTGGCTTTCCAATGGAACGATACCTTTAACGAAACTTTATTTACCTACGTCAATAATATCTCCACAAGACATGGGGGAACCCACCTTAGCGGTTTTTCAGCGGCTCTAACACGAGTTTTAAATAGCTACATCAAGAACAATAACCTTTTAAAGAATGATAAGCTTGCCATTACAGGCGATGATATGCGGGAAGGTTTAACCGCTGTTATTTCAGTGAAAGTTCCCAATCCTCAATTTGAAGGCCAAACTAAACAGCGACTAGGGAATAGCGATGTAGGCTCTATCGTGCAGCAAATTGTCGGTGAAGAGTTAAGCATCTTCTTAAGTGAAAATCCTCAAATAGCAAGATCTATTGTTGAAAAGGCGCACCTTGCCGCGCAAGCTAGAGAAGCTGCAAGAAAAGCAAGGGATTTAACTCTTAGAAAATCCGCGCTTGATAGTGCAAGGCTTCCCGGAAAACTTACGGACTGCCAGGAAAAAGACCCTTCTCTTTGCGAAATCTATATTGTTGAGGGAGACTCAGCCGGCGGCTCTGCAAAATCTGGCCGGGATAGGCGTTTTCAAGCGATATTGCCGATTAAAGGTAAAATTTTGAATGTTGAAAAAGCAAGGCTTGATAAAGTTCTTGGCAACCAGGAAATCGGGACTATGGTAGCCGCCCTTGGATGCGGTATTGGCAGAGACGGTTTCAATCTTGAAAAATTGCGTTATCATAAAATCATTATTATGACAGACGCCGACGTTGATGGCTCGCACATTAGAACCCTTCTTTTGACCTTCCTTTATAGAAATATGCCCCAACTAGTCGAAAATCAGTTTATTTACATCGCTCAGCCGCCTCTTTACCGTGTCACACGTAAAAAGAAGAGCCAATATATTAATAGCGAAAGGGAAATGGATGACTACCTAGTCTCTCTTGGCTTAAGCGATATAAAAATTGAACTTGCCGGACAAGAAAAGACTTTTTCTGAAGAAGAGGCGAAAAAATTAATTGAAAGAATTTTAGAGACAGAGGCTTTTGTCAGTCGAGTTGAGAAAAAAGGGGTTAGCTTTAGAAGCTTTCTAAAAGCAAAGAATGCCGAAGGAAAACTGCCTCAATATCAGATCGATCTCTTTGATGGGCCAAGGTTTGTTTATTCGGCTTCAGAATTTGAAGAGTTAAAAACGCTCGATGAGAATTATCAGAGAAAAATTCATGAAGAGCAGTTAGCTTCCATCCCTCAAGAAGAACTTACCGAAGAAATGAAGCTTTTCAAACCGAAAAGATTAAATTTTGTTGAGCTTTATGAAGAAGAGTCTTTAAATCATTTGATTCAAGGTCTTTCCTCTTTTGGCTTTATTATGGAAGATTATCTCATTCCAAGACAGGCGCTTTTGCAAATAAAAGAAGAAGATGGCGGAGCCCATACCTACAACACGCTAAAGGAGCTCATGGACTTTGTTCGTGTCAATGGAAGAAAAGGTATTGACATTCAAAGATATAAGGGTCTTGGTGAAATGAACGCCGACCAGCTTTGGGAAACAACTATGGACCCAAAAGTTCGAACCCTAATTAGAGTGACCTTAGAAGATGTGGTTGCAGCTGACCAAATGTTTACTAAATTAATGGGTGAAGAAGTTGCCCCACGTAAAGCTTTTATAGAAAAATATGCCCTTTCTGTCGAAAACCTCGACATTTAA
- a CDS encoding DUF721 domain-containing protein yields MTRRNPKNYDGTRLTTHQIKDVLKELKAKVDEARHKQPDEILRTWPEIIGAGHAGRTRAESFKAGTLTVRVKHSTLLSLLNQYEKGKLLAKLQQQFPASGIREIVFRIG; encoded by the coding sequence ATGACCCGCCGAAACCCGAAAAATTATGACGGGACACGTCTTACAACGCATCAGATTAAAGATGTGTTGAAAGAACTTAAAGCGAAAGTGGATGAAGCAAGGCATAAACAACCCGACGAAATTTTGCGCACCTGGCCTGAAATCATAGGTGCCGGTCACGCGGGAAGAACACGTGCAGAATCGTTTAAAGCGGGCACTTTAACAGTCAGAGTAAAACACTCAACATTACTAAGTCTTCTCAACCAGTATGAGAAAGGCAAACTCTTAGCTAAACTACAGCAACAATTTCCAGCTTCCGGCATCCGAGAAATCGTTTTTCGAATCGGATAA